The DNA region CGCGCCGACGACCTCGAGAAGCTCTTTAACCAGATCGAGACCCAACTGGGGGGTCTCGACATCCTTGTCTCCAATGCGGGTGGCCCGCCCTCCGGCGGCTTTCTCTCCTTGGACGAGAACGCCTGGGATCTCGCCTACGCGCTCACCCTCCAGAGCGTGGTGCGCAGCGTCCGCCACGCCCTGCCACTCATGAGATCACGGGGCGGCGGCAGGATCCTCACCATCGTCAGCTCGAGCGTCAAGCGCTCCTTGCCTAACCTGCTGCTCTCGAACGTCTTCCGCCCGGCGGTGCAGGGGCTCTGCAAGTCGCTGTCGATCGAGCTCGCGGGCGACAACATCCAGGTCAACTGTCTGGCGCCCGGCCGCATCGGCACCGAGAGGACTGACGAGCTCGATCGGGCGCGCGCCCAGAAGCAGGGCACGACCTTCGAGGAGGTGCGGGCGCAGTCGGTCGCGC from Deinococcota bacterium includes:
- a CDS encoding SDR family oxidoreductase; this translates as MNLGLEGKLAVVTAATGGLGFATAQVLAAEGARVVICGRDDARALEAAARIGQETGGEVIGLVADVSRADDLEKLFNQIETQLGGLDILVSNAGGPPSGGFLSLDENAWDLAYALTLQSVVRSVRHALPLMRSRGGGRILTIVSSSVKRSLPNLLLSNVFRPAVQGLCKSLSIELAGDNIQVNCLAPGRIGTERTDELDRARAQKQGTTFEEVRAQSVAQIPMGRFGTPEEFGRAAAFLCSPAALYISGSTVLVDGGSVNCL